One part of the Stegostoma tigrinum isolate sSteTig4 chromosome 14, sSteTig4.hap1, whole genome shotgun sequence genome encodes these proteins:
- the LOC125457799 gene encoding transforming growth factor beta activator LRRC33-like, which translates to MELRIWSMSLTLTALLMLAGASLVRSLGNCTVVDMVAFCKERRFKHVPEGLPIKTKELLLNGNGIKAIHNNSLSAYRHLHTLDLSGNQLELIEPAAFSHNKDLQNLNLMNNRIDINYTKTRLALRNLSALTRLDLSGNRLSEVAVSDIVQNLTTLEYLSLARNFIMRLEPSTLEGLAQLRELNLESNYIYEIEGGTFEGLKSLTRLNLAHNHIPCIVDFSLYQVKTLNITHNVVELFLARESETEFQLETLDLSNNKLLFFPLLPKHSKLKFLLLADNEMNFYNDLANDSSSEVQFIQIVGNVTNITSINLWDEVISINLPELQLLDMSRNSVRYLPPGFLRGITSLSALLLDQNCLRTFSLTEQDSLLFLQAIDLSHNQLSQLNFNISRLWNLNYFNLSFNNLESVPSDLFTKMPWITTLDLSHNKISVCDYPLGNRRRTSGRGCAALAQLKSLRQLYLSDCDLATLPANAFVGSPLTHLDLSSNAGIRLEVSTFRAVAKSLQSLSLRNNGLDSDQIGSGLQVTFSDLKTLDLSENSITSLHPILKTLPLRLLDLRKNRLSVLQQDALQSLLESLQTLYLSGNSFDCCQLKWWTFLVNAESLTIPDRSLVTCNTSFRLEHIDRISQSTKANCKFDNTVLKYFLLLLPTILCILTVCVMVLLSLSSKLLPKYVKAKCGSGAEY; encoded by the exons ATGGAACTCAGAATCTGGTCGATGTCGCTCACTCTCACAGCTCTCCTGATGCTTGCTGGAGCGAGTTTGGTGAGGTCTCTGGGGAACTGCACCGTG GTTGACATGGTGGCATTCTGTAAGGAACGCAGGTTTAAACATGTGCCAGAAGGTCTGCCCATAAAAACCAAAGAGCTCCTTCTCAAtggaaatggaattaaagcaATACACAATAATTCACTGTCTGCATACAGGCATCTGCACACACTGGACCTGAGTGGGAATCAGCTTGAACTCATTGAACCTGCAGCCTTCTCCCACAATAAGGACCTACAAAATTTAAACCTAATGAACAACCGGATTGATATAAACTACACAAAGACGCGACTGGCACTAAGAAACCTCTCAGCTTTAACTCGCCTGGATTTATCTGGGAATAGACTCAGCGAAGTTGCAGTGAGCGATATTGTACAAAATCTGACCACACTGGAATACCTATCTCTGGCCAGAAATTTCATCATGAGATTGGAACCAAGCACACTGGAGGGCCTTGCCCAACTTCGAGAATTAAACCTGGAGAGCAATTATATCTATGAAATTGAAGGTGGGACGTTTGAAGGTTTGAAAAGCCTAACCAGGTTGAACCTTGCCCACAACCACATCCCATGCATTGTAGATTTCAGCTTGTACCAAGTGAAAACATTAAATATCACTCACAATGTGGTGGAACTGTTTTTAgccagagagagtgagactgaatTCCAACTGGAAACTCTAGACCTGTCCAATAACAAACTGCTGTTTTTCCCACTCCTACCCAAACACAGTAAGCTCAAATTTCTATTGCTGGCAGacaatgagatgaatttttaCAACGACCTGGCGAATGACTCATCTTCTGAGGTCCAGTTCATCCAAATAGTTGGAAATGTGACCAACATTACTTCCATAAATCTATGGGACGAGGTAATTTCCATAAATTTGCctgaactgcagttgctggataTGAGCCGGAATTCGGTTCGATATCTCCCTCCCGGATTTCTCCGAGGAATAACCTCACTGTCAGCTCTACTACTCGACCAGAACTGTTTAAGGACCTTCTCTCTAACAGAGCAAGATTCTCTCCTCTTTCTTCAGGCGATCGATCTCAGTCATAACcagttgtcccagttaaatttcAATATCAGCAGGCTTTGGAACCTAAACTATTTCAACCTCAGCTTCAACAATTTGGAATCAGTGCCATCAGATCTTTTTACAAAGATGCCTTGGATTACAACTTTAGACCTCAGTCACAACAAGATCTCTGTTTGTGACTACCCTTTAGGAAATAGGAGAAGGACTTCTGGCAGAGGCTGTGCTGCGTTGGCCCAGCTCAAATCGTTGAGGCAACTTTATCTGTCTGACTGTGATTTGGCCACACTACCTGCCAATGCTTTTGTTGGCTCACCCTTAACCCATTTGGATTTATCATCCAATGCTGGAATCCGATTGGAGGTGAGCACGTTTCGAGCTGTGGCCAAGTCTTTGCAATCCTTATCTCTGAGGAACAATGGATTAGACTCGGACCAAATAGGTTCTGGGTTGCAAGTGACTTTCAGCGATCTGAAGACTTTGGACTTGTCTGAAAATTCCATAACGAGTCTTCATCCCATCCTCAAAACCCTTCCCCTAAGATTGCTGGACCTACGGAAGAACAGACTGTCTGTGCTTCaacaggatgctcttcagagcctGTTGGAAAGTCTTCAAACTCTGTACTTGAGTGGCAATTCCTTTGATTGTTGCCAGTTGAAATGGTGGACCTTCCTAGTCAATGCCGAGTCATTGACCATTCCTGACAGATCCTTAGTCACTTGCAACACGTCTTTCAGACTGGAGCACATCGATAGGATTTCCCAGTCTACCAAAGCTAACTGCAAATTTGATAACACTGTTTTAAAGTATTTCTTGTTGTTGCTGCCCACAATTCTGTGCATCCTCACTGTCTGTGTAATGGTTCTACTCTCTTTGAGTTCCAAGTTGTTGCCCAAGTATGTGAAAGCCAAATGTGGGTCGGGGGCTGAATATTAG